The sequence AGAGAACACCACTGCTGCTTCAGAAAGAAACACAAATTAGCTCACCCTGGAAACAGTTCATGCTAGGTATGGAGCAAATCCCTCTTTCTCCTTCAAGTTATAGTTTTACGAGAAAGGGCATGAGCAGAAACCAAACACATGATTAGTATTTGTGGCATTCATACGCTCATAGCTGATGCAtaaagtgcatatatatatgtatatgtgagtGTATAAactatgaattttaaaatgttcattcCAAATCTACTTTTTCAACAGGCTACAATGCCTAAGGCATCAGTGCAACATCGATGAATCAACACCTGGTTTGAAACTTTGCTCTACCAAACAAGAGCTGTATATTTACTACTTGTCTCCAAGCATCTATTTTCTAAGGAGAAATATGCTATAAAGAGAGAAACCTTTGCAAAGCTGGTTTAAggttaataaatattataaagaaCTTAGAGTACTAGGCTCCAAAGAAAAGCTTAGTAACTTATGGCTATTACAATACAATGGCTCCTAAAGCTTTAAGACTGCTCAATCATTGCAACAGATACCCAGACATTTCCAGAAGGCTTCCCAGTAATAAAATATTGCCTTTCTTCTTGGGAGGTGGGGTGGGTGATTGAAGTAGTTTATTTTTTGACCAATATTTGATATCATTTGGTAATTCCTCATGGCCATAATGTCTAATAGATCACATTAAATTATTAGGCCAAGTGACATTACTCACTATGGCAGGAAGCGAAGTTGACACCATACTTCCAATTGGGAGCTTCAGAGTGAAGCAGGCCTACCACACATAGCACACCTCGGTGGACACAGGGCACAAGGCCACCCTGTTCTCCCAAGTGGATATAGGGCTCAAGTGTCAGTGTCAAACTGTCCTGTGCTCATGCTCATTTCAAGGAAGCCCCAGGGACACACCCACAGCATGTAAGCATATAAGTATTCTTGACCCCACACCAGCTGCAGGATCATGGTTGAGGGCAGGGACTTGGAGACTTCAAATTCAGATGGATCATGCCTGAGTCACATGGCAGTACTATGGGGTCTATAAAAGACAATTACTGCTAATCGTTTATGGTATGGATGTGGTTTTGAGTGTGTCCCCCCAAGGCTCTGTGTGTTCAAAGTCTGGTCTACAGTGCAGTGGTGTTGAGGTGGTGTGACCTTTAAGAGATGGGGTCTAGTGGGAGACacttaggtcactggggatgcAGCTCTCAGAGGGGATTAAGGTACTTCTCCTGAGACTGGGCCCTCCCTACTCAGCCTTCTTGTTGGGCAACATCACCTCTCCCTCTTGGGAATGCTCCTGCACTGTGACACCTGAGGTCAGCTAGCTGTTGGGGGCACCACACCCTTGAACCtccaaactgtgagctaaataaaagaCTTTATTTTCAAAGATACTAAGCCTTAAGTACATGGTTATAGTAACCCCAAATGGGCTGATCTAAAGGGACTTTTCAGCTGGAAAAACGTCCTGTGGATTTAGTAGTAGGAAGTGAGAATGTTTAGGCAGCCAGGGAGAAAGGAGGAGCTGCCTGAGGTCAGGGATGCCCGGCCAGAGGCAGCCATCTTTGGTCTTTGCACATTTCCCCTTTTTATGGTGAACATTCACTAATTCTGAGCCCATAAGACTGAGGCATTAGCCAACTTATTTCCATAATAAGCAGGAATTTCAGAAGAGAAGCTGTATGGGTAAGATAAAAAAAAACTACCCCCACTGAGGAGGCTGCAGGCTGATAAGGCAAAACTGCTCATTTCCCGTGACACTGAGATGACACTGGCCTTCAGTTCTCCACCCTGGCAAGCACAGTTGGAGCACATCACATGCGCTCTTTCTTCACTTTACCACTGGCTTGCCAGTAACTAGTCACATATACAGGCAACAACACActtaaagtttaatttttttcctctggatAAGCTTTTAAATCAAGATCTCACTGTAAGTCTTCTTGGGTAGAGAAAAACACTTCCCTGGGCTGTCTGGGGTTGGGGGTATAACAGGGCACACATGACATTTCTGGTGGTACAATCTGGCAGCATGACAACTGTGTCAGAAATTTATGAATACCCCTGGCCTTTGACTCAATGATCATTCTAGGAATCTATCTACACTAGGACAGGAACGTACACATGTATTCAAATATCCACTGCCCCGAGGTGAACAAAAGGTCTCACTCACTATGGGGCAAGCAACCTAAGGAAAGGAGAGAAATCCCACTAATACAGTGATTTGCCTCTTTAAATGCTATGGGAATGCTTATGATATGTTAAATGAAAATAAGCAGGAGACAGATGTGTCTTGAAGAAACACCTGATGTGATGGCACTGGGCTAATTGTGTTCAGTGGGACTATGGTCAACTTGTTAAAATTTTTTATACTTTTGCTTATTTTCTACAAAATGAATACATTCTTATtccttaacaaaaaaaaattattagtaaCAAAAGCATGTTACGAGTAAATTGTATCCCACATTACGTGATAGCCCAGGGATGCAATTCAACACTATTCACATGTGGAAAGTCTTCAGGACAAACTAGTTTGACAAATGGCaaggaggaaagaagaaagaatctACAGATTGAAggacatttaaaataaaagtccatcaacctcAACATGTGCATCTCATGTGGATCCTGGCTTAAAAcaagactttatttttttttcaggacaACTAGTGAAATGTGAACAGTAATTGAATATTTAATGATAtcgtgaaatttttttttcagatgcaataaCAGTATAATGGTTTGTATTTTTTCCCAAGTCTTATCTTTTAGAGATACATACTGAAATATTAATGGGTGAAATGAAATTTTATCTGGGACTACTTCAGAAAAATCAGGGGGATAGGAGGGAGAGAAGGgcagaaaagaaaacaagattGGCCAGCATCAGGTAAGTGTTGAAACTGTTGACAGATACACGAAGACTCATACTCATCTCTCTGCCTTTGCATATGCAAGATTTTAAGTTAAACAaattaaaggggctggggttgtggctcagtggcagagcgcttgcctagcacatgtgaggcactgggttcaatactcagcaccacataaaaataaagatattgtgtccatctacaactaaaacattttaaaaaaatctaaaaaagcaAATGTCTAAAGGGAAGAACTCATTCCTCCATGTAGTTTAACAGGAAAAGGAGTATCAGGGGCCTGGGGAGTGGGTAGTAAGTGATCTAATGAAGTATTACAAAATTGTTCCATATTAAACCCCCATTTGTTACTTCTAAAGGTATTAAAGCTTTAAAATTACCAATTATTTGGCAAAACACCTCCACCACATGGGTCTGTCTCCTCCAGATGGTGAACTGTTGGGGAGGGGCATGGAACTGGGAGCAGAACTGACCTCAAGCCTAACCGTGCCTTTTTAGCCATggtttctttaatattttcattttttgagccTTAGTATCCCCATCTTTTAAATGAGGAAATAGTGACTTTATTGCCAAATGAAGGATGGTTtggataaaaacaaaataatatattGAAACAGTATAAAAACATGGAGAGTAAACCCAGGGTACAACCACTCCTAAGAACCATGATTCACTACTTAGCATCCATACAGAAAAATCAGAGAGGTCGACTCTCTTTGAATGTATCAATTCTCTCATTAATCCCTCTCCTACCACCCTGTGAACTGGCTTCCCCAGATGACTGGTGTAAATTATATGGGTTTAAATGCCTCCCACGCAAAGGAAACAAATCAGGAGGGAAAAATGTTTCCTTCTCCACTAGCAGATGCATGTCTTGTTTGTGTGTGCACTTCCATCAGGAAGGAAATGCTACCCAGACTCGCCTCTGTTTACTCAGGCTTTGCTAAGTTACTAACCAGGCAAGGCAGGGTGGGAGGGATGTGGGTGTGGGCCACCAATCCTGGTTGGATCCCTGGCCCCATCACATCCTAGCTTGTGGGACGGTTGGAAATAACATATGCAAGTAATTGGCACAGAGTTGGGACTCAGAAAGTGACAGCTATCACTGTCACTGGTACTGCTAACCCAATGAAAGACTGCAAATTACAAACACCAAAAGGACAAATAATTTAGCTCAGCATTCAAGTCTATTACAGCATAACCTTGAGGAAACTCAATAGTTAATGGGTTTCACAACTGCTCTATGCAATCAGTCGGCATATAGTTAAAGTCCTGAGATGTAGGTTTAGCAGCTTTGTTATCTTATAATTTTAATCAAATACCTAGTGCCAACTGGATTTAGGGTAGAAGTAGGGTTTGTCCCTGGTCCTGGGGTACTTCCAATCTAATAAAACTGAAGACAAGTATGAACATGAGTGAGAACATCATTTATTTCATTAgcttatcactcacattatattttatcctaaaatcaaagaggaaacaaccctACTTCCACAGTCATCCAGCTGGTATTTACCACCTTGTTAGGAAGTTCTTTTACAAGTCTAATCTGAATAGGTCATGTTTCAGCAGAAGTCTATGTCCTGTTTGCTCGACTTCACTAGCATGTCATGGATACATAGACACACACAACATTGTTTCTTGAGGATGGGTCTGAGGTAGAAAGAGCAGGGAATGCGCTGAATCCTTCCTAAGCCTAGTTCAGCATCAATAAAATGGGGAAAGGGCACGCGCCCAACAAAACTGCTGGAAAGATTCAACTGAGACCACGTCTTGAGCATCCACCAAGTGCCCAGCACAGAGTAGGTACTTAGCAGTAGTGTTGGCAGATTCTCAATGTGTTCAAACTcctaaacacaaaatacagaagcCCTGGGTTGGTGACAGCATTATTCAAGTTGGCACCATTTTATTTACTGGGAGGCAGTGCATTCATTTGCTTtgctatccaaaaaaaaaaaaaaaaaattactattatTAAAGCAGCAGCAGCTGCTGGGCCAGCAGTGAATGCGTATTTTGACTTGCACTTTGTGGAAATAAGGAGTATCTAATTTTATGTAAACGCTATTAATGTGAATAAACATTACAAGAAAGAGGAAATGGGATgcataaaaagaaaatgattaatGAAACATAAAGGAAGGTTCCCcacatttcaaaaaagaaagacACTCAAGTTTTATTTTATGCATAACTGGGCAGCGAAGAAGCTGCTCAGTGGAAGGAGAGCTGCTAGCCCTCATTGGACCTCTGCGAAGTCTCTAATTTAATGCTGGGAAAAAGCCAATCAAACCAGAAATTTTCCCAAACAGCCTAGTTGCCCCACCCAACCTTCAAGCCAGCCTGGGTATCTATGGAAAGATTATGGAAAGAGCACCATGTCATCACTTGGGATTCAATGGCAGTAGGGTGTTTATTCTCTGCCCACACCTTGTGTAGAATGTTGGTCTTTCTTGACCACATCTGCAAAGCTAAAACTGGGCAGCACAGACCTCTGACCACAGCCTTCAAAGGATCTCAAGTGAATACAGCACAGAGTGGGTCATGGGGAGGTGAGACTTGCAGAAAGAAGGGCAGAGAAACTAACATCTTCCAAGTGCCACTAGGTCTAAGACATTTCACTGGCCTTACATTACCCACTGGTTCTCTCTATGTGAAGTCTTGTCATCTCCATTTAACTTTCATGTCAGTGAAAAACAAAGATGAGGCTAGAAAACCTGGATCCCAGCCCCAGCTTTGATGTGTGAGGTGGGTGTAGAGAATGTGTGTCCCTCTCCTCCATCCTCTGAGAACCACCATGAAGGTGCTGAAAGGGAGAACTAAGCCTACCCATCACTTAACACCCATCATACTTCCCAAAACAGAGGTGGTCTTGGTGTGCCAATCTGATCCTCCCACCAGACAGAATCAGGCACAGAGACACCAACTGGTATGGGATACTAAAGCTGCAAGTTATGTAGGGCCTAGACTGTGTCATCTGCCATTGGCCTAAGAAAGAATGCCTCTTTTATTTATCATTCTTCCTCTAATGGTCTATAAAACACTTCATCAGACTTTCCAATAAATCCCCATTTTACTTAACTGTGAAGCAGCGGCGGCGCGCGGGGGCAGCGACCCGGGGTCCCCTCCACTGGGCCAGGGTCCTGGGCcgcgacctacctcctccagcagcATGACGGTGTTCCTGCAGTTGTGCAGCCGCGTGGTGAAGTTGGACGTGGTGGGCGAGTTGTAATCCTTGTTGGTCTCCGCGATGAACTCGGACACGGAAATCTGGTCCGGCATCCTGCCGGGGACGAGACACaagcgggggcgggggggcgAGTCACGGCGCAGGCTCCCGGGGCGCGGGCCGCCCGGTGCTCATGAATGCCCTGCGCGCAGCCCTGCGCCCAGCCTGGCGCGCTCTCACCCGGTGCGGCGGGAGGAAGGGCGGGCAAAGGCGGGCAAGGGCGGTGCTCCACGCCAGGCCCTTCAAACTCCGAGTCGAGCGCGAGGCCAGGGGCTCCTGGGGTCTGCCTCCCTGTGCTCATGCCGGCGCGTCGCAGCTGCTCGGCAGCGCGGGTCCGGGAGGGCCGGCCAGCTCCGTCTGCTGCTCAACGCTCTGACAGGCGGCGGTGCGACCGACTGAGCACTCACTCCCGCGGGCGGGCGGCGCTCCCGCTGCAGTCACGGGGACAAAAAAGGAAGTGCTCTGcgcacgcccccccccccccccccccccgcgcgcGCCCAAGCGCCGCCCCCAGCTGGCCCTGATCCGACGGGGGCGCCCGGGGCTGGCGGGGCTGCGCGGCTTGTGGGGCGCCGGAAGTGCGCGTCCCTGGCCGCCCCCCAGCGGTTACTTCAGCGAGCTGCAAGCGTTTTGCAAgaggaggaccaaaaaaagttgtATGCATTCTTTTTTAGTCCCGTGTTGGTGCAGGAAGCGAGGCCTGGAGAGCCGCCTCCCACTGGGAAGGCCGCTGGCCGCGGGAGCGCCGCTGGGTGTGGCGCAGGGGCGCCCCGGGGCAGCTTGGGGGCGCTCACCCTCCCGCTGCAGGGCGCTCGCCACCGGAGAGGCTGGTCTTGTGGTTTTGGTTTGGTTGCTAAGATTGCTGAGCGAAGAGCAGTGAAaggattttgtttttataatttcctaatcttttcatttgcattttctcTGCCCCCGCCCCAACCCAGGAGAAAAGACGATGATCAGGGAGTGTAGAGGCATTTCCCAGGTGCAGATGGTGTCCAATGCTAAGCGAAGGTCAAATTTCAGCTGCAAAAGTACCAATTGATAGCTCATTCCTCGGCCCCAGCAGATGGCTATTTTTTAAACTAGCTCAGTTTACTGTTGTTAACGCAAAGAATGTAATTCTTCACCATTGACTCTAGATGAAATTGAttttacaaagaagaaaaaaaaggtaggcCTGTGGGGTGCCTCATAATTGGCTCCAGTAATTGGAGCCTTTAGGAGCCTTTGATAGTGGCCTTGTAGCTGATCTTCCTATGAGCACCTTAGATAGGGCTGAAGGCTGGCCCTGTGGCCTCTCCTCAGTCCGTGCTCCTGCCATTTTCTATGGTTAGGGGTCTGTTTTCTGCTCCTATTGGGCCTGGCACTAAGAGGATTCTTGTCAAATTAAAATGCATCACCTCATTAATGATCAGATATTTATCAGAGCCTATAAAGTGCTCTGGAGAGTCACTTGGTGACAATGCTCCTGGTGTCATGGAGCTTATCTTCTGGTAGAGCAACAGAAAACTAGTAAAACTAGTAAATACACAACAAAAGTGGAGTAAATATACAGGAGCCCAGCAATGGCGTTGAGTGTGAAGAATGTTCAGAGAAGGCCTCTCTGACAAGGTGAATGGAAAAGAATGAGGGAGTGACCCACAGGCTACCCTGTTGGCTATATGATCTTAGACCCTCATTTGCCTCTCATGAAGGCAAAAGTTAAGGACACCAACTCCAGGAGGCTATTATGAGTTCTCATAATGCATGAGATCTGCTTTGTGTATCGGAAGCCATTATAAAAGTGTGATGTTTATCTCCCCTTATTGGCCAGGCTGGAACCTGCACTAGGCCCCCAGCCAGGTGCTCATCAGTGCCCTCCAAGGGACCATGTTTCATGTAGGAAAGTGCATCCACCAACTAAAGGAAGAATTTTCTAAGAGAACACACACAAATCACCTTCCCTGGCAAAGTGAAGTGTTGAGAAATGCACTTTGAGaggcattatttaaaaaaaaattagtaaataaataaacagataccCAATAAACAGAAGTACTTTCTCCCATTAGTACTTTAAAAGCTGGAGGTTCTGGGAAAATAGGTGGCAATAGCAGGTAGTTAAAAATGGTACCTGGGGGTCAAGTGGTTGCAGAATATAGCTTTTGAAGTATGAGCCACCTAGGAGAAAATCCTACTTCTTGGTCTACTGCATCTGGAAAGTTCTATAACTTGGAGCAAAATATGGCTGCTATTACCTTGAGCCTCAGTAATCTTGTGCTCCCCCACGGAAACAGTGAACATTACATGGAACATTTAGACTTCCCTCCTCTCTGAGAAAACCTTATTTCCTCCAGGATAGAAATAAATTCAGACTTTGAATTCTTCTTCTCTGTATTCCAAATTGTTATCCAGCACCTGTCACCTCCACTAAGCTGGTAGCTCTTTCCAGCCTCTATATCTGGCAGATAGTAAACAAATATGGGCTGTTATTAAAAGCCAAGAGCTGGTGAATAATTGCCTCAGTTCCAGGAGGTCTTGGGTTCCAGAGTTTTCTCTTCTAATAACTGATGCTGTCACCTTGGGCCTGGGTGCTATCACTTGTAAAATAAAGAGGAGAAtgtgtcaaaatgaccacacaaACTCCTCTCACCTGAAGCTGATTGGTGTATAAATTGGGCCCTGCAGATGCAAGGAATAAAGATATTATAGCAGGTTAAGCTAACTGCAATAATTAATAGCCAGGGATTTCTTTCTTGATTGAATTCACTAGAGCCCAAACTGCTGTCATCAATTGctgtttcattttcatttgaagatTATGTTATttttctgctcttcccctacttcctttggccaaGAAAGGAATATGCAAACAATGAGATGTTGTGCTTTGGTAAGTATGTATCCCTCAGACTGGTCTGCAATTAGAAATTTCAAAGGTTTACACCTCAACCCACCATTTCTGATGTTCATGGACCAGCATCCTCTTTAAATTTGAAACTGCTCAGTGCAAACCATCTGCACCTGACATTTTCTCAAATACCCTGCAATCCATTTCTGGATTTATGAAAGCAAATAGAGTCTGATGTGGGCAAAATTTAAATGCTGTATTTCTTTGCCTGGAGCTGCCCAGAAATATATGCCATCCATGCCAAATGCAGGAAACATATATATGCACTCATTCTTATGCTCGTGTGCACCAGCTTTATATGAAGCAGGTAATATCTTTGTTGTCATCATAATCCCCCTCCAAGACTGTCCAGCACCTTTGTACCTTTCATCCTACCAAGTGCTGCTCACCAAGTCTTAGCAAGATGGTCTTTGCCTCCTTAAACACAGGAAGCAAGAATGGTGGTGGCTTATTCTAGATAGCAATGGTGCTATGATCCCACTGTCACCAGAGAATTAACTCTGAGTTCGCATATCCAGTTGCAGGCCTCACTCTCCCAGCTGCCTTATAACCAAGGGGAAGCATTTGCAAGACGACTGACAGTGAACCAAGATGGAGAGTCAGGGGTGCTCTCTGGGCCCAAGAAACCAAGGGGAGCCACTGGTGCTCTGAGCCACAGTACCAGCCAGTGACAGAATTCATCAAAGCCTCCTCAGTTTCCTCCTGGAACAGAGGCAATGGGGAGAGAAAAGGCTTCATGTTATGTAAACCTGGGTTTGAATCACTATTCTGTGACTTGTTAGCCTTGCTTTTTCATCTGCaaaattagggtaatggataacaaTAAAGCTGTGTTTCAAGTTTTTATGTGAAATGAAATGAGAAGATATGGATAAAGATGTTAACACATAGTGAATAATCAACCAATGGGAATTCCCTTTGAACTCTTTTTTATGTGAAGTATAACTATAAATACATCTATGTTCATTCCACAACTCATATCTCTAAATTAGTCACTTAGAGGAAGGAAGAATAAAGGGAGGAGAAGGCTGCATGGTAATTACAGAGACTAGGATCTCAGATGTGTGAAGAGTTTTCAGAGGCCTCACTTAATCCTTTCAGTGTCCTCTGTGAGGCCAGATCCATTAGTGATAGTTTGGATTTTGGAAGTAACAGTATCTAGAGTCATAAGATGAATGCTAATCAGAAGTAAATTGAGATCATAAAAAAATAGCCCCATTTTCACAAAACACAGATTCTTTAAAGAAGGATATTCTGCTGAAGCAACTTCTGGGACCAAAAACAGGGCACTAAATTTGCTGGAACGTGAGTTGGAAAGACTTGGACTCACATTTCTGCCATACAGCAGCTATGAGAC comes from Callospermophilus lateralis isolate mCalLat2 unplaced genomic scaffold, mCalLat2.hap1 Scaffold_1857, whole genome shotgun sequence and encodes:
- the LOC143388237 gene encoding arf-GAP with SH3 domain, ANK repeat and PH domain-containing protein 1-like — encoded protein: MPDQISVSEFIAETNKDYNSPTTSNFTTRLHNCRNTVMLLEEVDHFTLRTFSSSVK